One window of the Strix uralensis isolate ZFMK-TIS-50842 chromosome 3, bStrUra1, whole genome shotgun sequence genome contains the following:
- the LOC141941203 gene encoding uncharacterized protein LOC141941203 produces the protein MATQKAADACDDVPSWVEGIDKLYDLLEAHRSRPSIQGQDWVKNHWFQPQSVVDRIRVLQKEVKVRRGKGEAITCAVLGVSLASAVEERKQKSCQADTVIDSLQMVIQTLQEQLKETKQLLEEERNQNVILKEKLRDQLLREADTLAEVEVKLSEKGIRQIYPQGDLQKAKETVESLPHMYPLVKTDYVYKDDSDNRPQVITKEVPFTATELAKLRKDFARTAKESETEYVWRVSLSGGDGLLLLEKEAEGYWGPGVLLTTGGCRAPWSLTQRAACWARGLNPLERGDPLAITGTVDQLVESVQKAACLQMMCDRELKPNQGSPVMLPVDPERMTPLIWGLPDSLKPIGIQLQGKIQNTPNGERITAALEGIVTPDHQRPGRKVWIWGKVAQELINFGRKYGPVGGSSQRTKPGSYGLQSDLESPRGQNSGRGRPLTRQGLWQLVLQKGIPWDLMDGLPAQKLEQLVQKWSGQRAAFRPTPNAPPLIDLEEEPTGEKKIKMPESKKDLQHALGLLVFWKKHIPDFSSIARPLYDLLRKRAQWEWTRVHDTALQLLVFEATAYQALGPIHPTDPVQIEWGFAKTGLSIHLWQKGPEGPVRPIGFYSRSFKDAEKRYTTWEKGLFVVSLALREAECTIRQQPLVFRGPFKAVLAETPLPDGVAQRASVRKWYAQTEHYCEIFSVSEGAMKVLNIQDEVDPDRETP, from the exons atggctACCCAGAAGGCAGCTGATGCTTGTGATGATGTGCCCTCATGGGTTGAAGGAATAGATAaattatatgatcttttggaggcgCACCGATCTCGCCCCTCAATCCAGGGACAAGATTGGGTGAAAAACCACTGGTTTCAACCTCAGAGTGTGGTGGATAGGATAAGAGTATTGCAGAAGGAAGTTAAGGttaggagggggaaaggagaagcTATAACTTGTGCAGTGTTGGGAGTGAGTCTGGCATCTGcagtggaagagagaaagcagaagtcttGTCAAGCTGATACtgtaatagactccctgcagatGGTCATACAAACCCTGcaggaacaattgaaagaaaccaaacaattgctagaggaggaaaggaaccaaaatgtaatattaaaggAGAAGTTGAGGGATCAGCTTTTGAGGGAGGCAGATACACTGGCGGAGGTAGAAGTGAAGCTTTCGGAGAAGGGGATACGGCAAATTTATCCCCAAGGagatttgcagaaggcaaaagaaaccgTAGAAAGCCTCCCCCATATGTATCCGCTGGTTAAAACAGACTATGTGTACAAGGATGATAGCGATAAccgtcctcaggttatcaccaaagaagtcccatttacagcaactgaattggcaaagctgagaaaagattttgcaaggactgcaaaggaatcggagacagagtatgtgtggagagtgtctttgtcaggaggggatggactTTTGTTAttagagaaagaagcagaaggatattggggtccgggtgtgcTTCTAACTACTGGCGGCtgccgagccccatggtcattgactcagagagCTGCGTGTTGGGCCAGAGGACTGAACCCCTTGGAGAGAGgagatccccttgccataacaggtacggtggatcagttagtggaaagtgtgcagaaggcgGCCTGTCTCCAGATGATGTGTGATCGGGAGCTCAAGCccaaccagggctccccagtgatgttgcctgtggacccagagaggatgactcccctgatatggggacttcctgactccctgaaacccattggGATTCAATTACAAGGGAAGATTCAAAACACCCCCAATGGAGAAAGAATTACGGCTGCTCTGGAAGGGATAGTGACCCCTGACCATCAGcggccagggaggaaagtatggatATGGGGAAaggtagcccaggaattgattaattttgggagaaaatatggcccaGTTGGTGGATCGTCCCAAAGAACAAAACCAGGGTCGTATGGGCTGCAGAGTGA CTTGGAGTCGCCCCGAGGTCAGAATTCTGGGAGAGGCaggcccctaactcgacagggactgtggcaactagtgcttcagaaaggcattccctgggacttgatggatggactcccagctcaaaaattagaacaacttgtgcagaaaTGGTCAGGACAAAGGGCCGCTTTCAGACCAACCCCTAATGCTCCACCCTTGATAGACCTTGAGGAGGAGccaactggggaaaagaag ATCAAGAtgccagagtcaaagaaagaTTTACAGCATGCACTAGGGTTGCTTGTGTTTTGGAAGAAACACATTCCTGACTTTTCAAGTATTGCTAGGCCCTTGTATGACTTATTGAGAAAGAGAGCTCAGTGGGAATGGACTCGGGTCCATGACACGGCTTTACAgctgttggtgtttgaagcgactgcctaTCAAGCCCTGGGTCCCATTCACCCAACAGATCCAGTTCAAATTGAATGGGGGTTCGCCAAGACTGGActgtccatccatttgtggcaaaagggtccagagGGTCCTGTTAGGCCCATTGGTTTTTATTctcgtagctttaaagatgctgaaaaaaggtATACGACTTGGGAAAAAGGTCTATTTGTAGTTAGTCTAGCTTTGAGAGAAGCCGAATGTACCATCAGGCAACAACCTTTAGTTttcagaggcccatttaaagcAGTTTTGGCAGAAACTCCACTCCCTGATGGAGTGGCCCAGAGAGCCTCTGtgcgaaaatggtatgcacaaaCAGAACACTATTGTGAaattttttctgtatctgaagGAGCCATGAAAGTGTTAAATATACAAGATGAAGTAGACCCGGATAGGGAAACACCCTAG